Proteins encoded together in one Microcaecilia unicolor chromosome 3, aMicUni1.1, whole genome shotgun sequence window:
- the LOC115466510 gene encoding beta-2-glycoprotein 1-like isoform X1, which produces MQRAMGTKIQQLFLALVSFFLVIITGIPKEDAEDTTCPQVREGLAEAMGQTCQKPCLRHRDCSGKRRCLCDGHCGLSCITLSRTCPWPVQLQHADVRLKGESHHFRDEMVVSCHPGFTMSEGGNTVTSHCQGDRKWSSTPACQAELDAENTCGPPPALKNGFHVGFSWKPGNSVQYFCEQSYELDGESVNSCQENLLWSNPAPTCRVVFCPPPWEIENGHLVAVEKPQYWVSEVIYYLCKRNFYLEGPNRVTCQRNGSWSEIPACRARCQIPVQRSRIVYQGKKVWIGEVPGGEVQHLEEVTFFCHGQNRSCSYQAISRCFDGHLPLPDCYREPTWLQYTIFPKKLVSEIPSC; this is translated from the exons ATGCAGCGGGCCATGGGCACAAAGATTCAGCAGCTCTTCCTTGCCCTGGTGTCTTTCTTCCTTGTGATCATAACTGGTATCCCAAAAGAAG ATGCTGAAGACACAACCTGTCCGCAGGTGAGAGAGGGTCTGGCAGAGGCGATGGGCCAGACGTGCCAGAAGCCCTGCCTGCGGCATCGAGACTGCTCAGGAAAGAGGCGCTGCCTCTGTGATGGGCACTGCGGATTGAGCTGCATTACTCTCa gtcGCACTTGCCCCTGGCCTGTTCAGCTGCAGCATGCCGACGTGAGGCTCAAGGGTGAATCCCATCACTTCAGGGATGAGATGGTGGTGTCCTGCCACCCTGGGTTCACAATGTCTGAGGGTGGAAACACAGTAACCAGCCACTGCCAGGGCGACAGGAAGTGGAGCTCAACACCAGCCTGCCAAG CTGAGCTGGACGCTGAGAACACCTGTGGCCCCCCtccagcactgaaaaatggatttcacGTAGGTTTCTCTTGGAAGCCCGGGAACTCTGTGCAGTATTTCTGTGAGCAAAG CTATGAACTGGATGGAGAATCAGTCAACTCATGTCAGGAGAACCTCCTGTGGTCTAACCCAGCACCAACATGCCGGG TCGTCTTCTGTCCCCCTCCGTGGGAGATTGAGAATGGCCACCTGGTGGCTGTGGAGAAGCCCCAGTACTGGGTCTCCGAGGTGATCTATTATCTCTGTAAGAGGAATTTCTACCTGGAAGGGCCCAACAGGGTGACGTGTCAGAGGAACGGCAGCTGGTCAGAGATACCTGCTTGCAGAG ccCGGTGTCAGATCCCCGTCCAGCGCAGCCGAATTGTGTACCAAGGAAAGAAGGTCTGGATTGGGGAGGTCCCCGGAGGGGAGGTGCAGCACCTGGAGGAGGTCACCTTCTTCTGTCATGGCCAGAACCGGAGCTGCAGCTACCAGGCGATCTCTCGCTGCTTCGATGGACACCTCCCATTGCCTGATTGCTACAGAG AACCAACCTGGCTGCAGTACACAATCTTTCCCAAGAAGCTGGTATCAGAGATCCCATCCTGCTGA
- the LOC115466510 gene encoding beta-2-glycoprotein 1-like isoform X2, whose amino-acid sequence MQRAMGTKIQQLFLALVSFFLVIITGIPKEDAEDTTCPQVREGLAEAMGQTCQKPCLRHRDCSGKRRCLCDGHCGLSCITLSRTCPWPVQLQHADVRLKGESHHFRDEMVVSCHPGFTMSEGGNTVTSHCQGDRKWSSTPACQAELDAENTCGPPPALKNGFHVGFSWKPGNSVQYFCEQSYELDGESVNSCQENLLWSNPAPTCRARCQIPVQRSRIVYQGKKVWIGEVPGGEVQHLEEVTFFCHGQNRSCSYQAISRCFDGHLPLPDCYREPTWLQYTIFPKKLVSEIPSC is encoded by the exons ATGCAGCGGGCCATGGGCACAAAGATTCAGCAGCTCTTCCTTGCCCTGGTGTCTTTCTTCCTTGTGATCATAACTGGTATCCCAAAAGAAG ATGCTGAAGACACAACCTGTCCGCAGGTGAGAGAGGGTCTGGCAGAGGCGATGGGCCAGACGTGCCAGAAGCCCTGCCTGCGGCATCGAGACTGCTCAGGAAAGAGGCGCTGCCTCTGTGATGGGCACTGCGGATTGAGCTGCATTACTCTCa gtcGCACTTGCCCCTGGCCTGTTCAGCTGCAGCATGCCGACGTGAGGCTCAAGGGTGAATCCCATCACTTCAGGGATGAGATGGTGGTGTCCTGCCACCCTGGGTTCACAATGTCTGAGGGTGGAAACACAGTAACCAGCCACTGCCAGGGCGACAGGAAGTGGAGCTCAACACCAGCCTGCCAAG CTGAGCTGGACGCTGAGAACACCTGTGGCCCCCCtccagcactgaaaaatggatttcacGTAGGTTTCTCTTGGAAGCCCGGGAACTCTGTGCAGTATTTCTGTGAGCAAAG CTATGAACTGGATGGAGAATCAGTCAACTCATGTCAGGAGAACCTCCTGTGGTCTAACCCAGCACCAACATGCCGGG ccCGGTGTCAGATCCCCGTCCAGCGCAGCCGAATTGTGTACCAAGGAAAGAAGGTCTGGATTGGGGAGGTCCCCGGAGGGGAGGTGCAGCACCTGGAGGAGGTCACCTTCTTCTGTCATGGCCAGAACCGGAGCTGCAGCTACCAGGCGATCTCTCGCTGCTTCGATGGACACCTCCCATTGCCTGATTGCTACAGAG AACCAACCTGGCTGCAGTACACAATCTTTCCCAAGAAGCTGGTATCAGAGATCCCATCCTGCTGA